In the Hordeum vulgare subsp. vulgare chromosome 7H, MorexV3_pseudomolecules_assembly, whole genome shotgun sequence genome, one interval contains:
- the LOC123410283 gene encoding 7-deoxyloganetic acid glucosyl transferase-like yields MAPVHVLVFPWPLQGHINSMLHFAAGLLDAGLHVTFVHTEHNLRRAQGAEGAATPRLRFVSLPDGLSVDHPRSVGDLKDLAKSLMTTGPAAYRALLASALSPAAVGGFPALSCVVADGLLPFAIDVAEELGVPALAFRTSSACSFLAYLSVPKLVELGEVPIPVGADLDEPVRSVPGMEDFLRRRDLPSSCRRRPETQDVDPLLQLLVSYTAHSCNARALIFNTAASLERSALAHIAPHMRDVFAIGPLHAISAAPAPATSLWREDDGCMAWLDGQADRSVVYVSLGSLAVISLEQFTEFLSGLVNSGYTFLWVLRPDMVGASQSAVLQEAVGAAGKGKARVVGWAPQRDVLRHRAVGCFLTHAGWNSTLEGIAEGVPLVCWPFFLDQQINSRFVGAVWGAGLDMKDVCDRAVVEGMVRQAMESEQLRMSAQTLSQEVRRDVAEGGSSATEFQRLLAFIKEFGKN; encoded by the coding sequence ATGGCGCCGGTGCACGTTCTGGTGTTCCCGTGGCCGCTGCAGGGCCACATCAACTCGATGCTTCATTTCGCCGCGGGTCTCCTCGACGCCGGCCTCCACGTCACCTTCGTTCACACGGAGCACAACCTCCGCCGCGCTCAGGGCGCCGAAGGcgccgccacgccacgcctccgCTTCGTGTCCTTGCCGGACGGCCTCTCCGTCGACCACCCCCGCTCGGTGGGCGACCTCAAGGATCTCGCCAAGTCCCTGATGACGACGGGCCCTGCTGCGTACCGTGCTCTCCTCGCCTCGGCGCTGTCCCCCGCGGCCGTCGGCGGGTTCCCGGCGCTGTCGTGCGTCGTGGCCGACGGCTTACTGCCGTTCGCCATCGATGTCGCGGAGGAGCTCGGGGTGCCGGCGCTCGCTTTCCGCACGTCAAGCGCCTGCAGCTTCTTGGCTTACCTCTCCGTGCCCAAGCTCGTGGAGCTTGGCGAGGTTCCCATCCCGGTAGGCGCCGACCTCGACGAGCCGGTCCGTAGCGTCCCGGGGATGGAGGATTTCCTGCGGCGACGAGATCTTCCAAGCTCTTGCCGCCGTCGGCCCGAGACCCAGGACGTCGACCCTCTGCTGCAGCTCCTGGTGAGCTACACCGCTCACAGCTGCAACGCTCGGGCGCTCATATTCAACACGGCGGCGTCACTGGAGCGGTCCGCGCTCGCGCACATCGCGCCCCATATGCGCGACGTCTTCGCCATAGGGCCTCTCCACGCCATCtcggcggcgccggcgccggccacCAGCTTGTGGCGCGAGGACGACGGGTGTATGGCGTGGCTGGACGGCCAGGCGGACCGGTCCGTCGTGTACGTGAGCCTGGGCAGCCTGGCCGTCATTTCTCTCGAGCAGTTCACCGAGTTCCTGTCCGGGCTCGTCAACTCCGGCTACACGTTCCTGTGGGTGCTCCGGCCGGACATGGTCGGGGCAAGCCAGAGCGCCGTCCTCCAGGAAGCCGTCGGCGCCGCTGGGAAAGGGAAGGCGCGTGTCGTGGGCTGGGCGCCGCAGCGAGACGTGCTGAGACACCGCGCCGTGGGCTGCTTCCTGACCCACGCCGGGTGGAACTCGACGCTGGAGGGCATCGCCGAGGGCGTGCCGCTGGTATGCTGGCCGTTCTTCCTGGACCAGCAAATCAACAGTCGGTTCGTTGGCGCCGTATGGGGGGCGGGGCTGGACATGAAGGACGTGTGCGACAGGGCCGTCGTGGAGGGTATGGTGAGGCAGGCGATGGAGTCGGAACAACTAAGGATGTCGGCTCAAACGCTGTCGCAGGAGGTGAGGCGGGACGTCGCGGAGGGAGGCTCGTCGGCGACGGAGTTCCAACGC